The Branchiostoma floridae strain S238N-H82 chromosome 6, Bfl_VNyyK, whole genome shotgun sequence genomic interval tcagcaattggtcaaacgtgccaatTGCCAAATAAACTTCCTGACACAAATTGACCAATTGCCTGTTCTTCAAATGTGCGTTGGTAAGAttgaacaaaaaacaaagagGTGTGAGTTGACCGTTGAGTTGACCtttttgtagcctgggtaccatactcttttagggtagcgagtgtaaggaggagccccggtagagatagcctccatagcaggctctctttaggctcataatacacttttgctggccatttctatttgtactggtcgctgattgctggccttttctgactgccgcCCCCcaagtcagaaaaggccagaaATCAGCGACCAGttgaaatagaaatggccagcaaaagtgcattATGAGCACAAAAAAgtccccagagagcctgctatggaggctacggtaGAGaccggatggtacccaagctacCGTTTtgttgaccgtttccaaaatcatatcaagttgcttgagcaaGGAAGTTAATAAAGGTGACGTAAAGAGGTTTAAGGCTTGAAAACATACGGTTATGTATATTACTTGCCGGTGGTAACAATATCAGCTACTTAGTtgcctagtgtccacattgtattgtcccTGTTGCAATTCGAATAAAGTGTAAAAGACTTGCCTGTCCTTCGTGAACTCCTTGACGTGCGGCGTGGCGAAGTAGGTAACCTGTTCCTGTGTGACGGCGACGGGGATGTGGGCCCCCACGGACCGCAGCACGTGGTTTATCCAGGCACCTGCCGTCACCACCACCCGCCGGCACCGGAACTCTCCCTTACTGGTCCGCACCTGGATAAAACAAATAGGTGAAAAAAGCGTGCAATTATTTGTATGAACAATTATACAGACAAGAATCTGCGGTCAGAAATCAAATGGTGAATGCGGAAGGTATTACAAAAAAGAGATTTTGTCAATTCTGTCCCTGAATGGGATTGAAAACGAATGTCACTTTATCATTCATTGATTGTTCATGATATTATGAGAAGAGACGCATAAAGCTGTTGACATTTCTTGCTGCCTGTTGAAAAGAATATTGACAGTTTTGTGGGCAAACAACTCTCTCTTAAGCCAGGGGCTGAATAGCTCGATCCCGTAGCTTTGCACACTTGCTTCCGTCAAAACATAGAAATTCAAAATAAGAACATAGAAATATTTccatgctgtcattggttgcAATTTGCTAATTTTGATGGACAGCCAGGATCTGTCTATTGCTAGGACCTTACCCATGACCCGGTCAgtaaaacggtcagacgttttcaggtagtatccactacccttcagtgacactgagtaAGATCTGTTAATCAGCGAGTTTTAACCAAAAACTATGTGacaacatatacacacatacatacatattcattcTTGATTTTAACAAGTTAAAGCATTCACATAGTTCTgcttccattgttttctgtcTTCCATCAGTTCAATGAGGTCCTTATCATATAGACCAGTCTCTGCTTCAATAAAGTCCTTTGGCGTGAGATATGGACGTCCTCTTCtcctatttcagtatttgctTCTGGGGACCAAAAAATTAGTTTACCGGCTGGTTCGCCATGTCGAACAACATGTTTCTCACCATACGTGAAGACATATTTCTTACCATCGTCATCCCGCTCTTCATCCTGTCGATCCCGAGTACAGCGCACTCGTCCATGACGGTTGCCCCGTGCGCCAGCGCCAGCTGGATGTGAGTGGAGTTCCCCCTAGCGGCGTCCACCAGTCCTGTATCTGCTTGGTACAGGCCCACAGTCTCGGCACCCACCTCGAACTGCGGGAACCGCCGCCGGATCTCCGGCCCATCCAGCCGCTCGTACCTGCGTGCGAAgtgtttattatttatttgcGCATATAAAacgagttattctcatccaaagtttgacaGAAAGCCGTCGCCTGCAGTTCTATAAAAGCCGCTAGGAGGACCAAACTCGCAGCACTCACTCTCTGTCCGAGGACAATCTACCACTCataaatcacgaccacagcatgtccaggacacgagatatcaaaaatggaggttccgctgcagtataTTAGCAAATCGAATCGAACTTGATCTTCGTTTTCCCgccccctacccacctaccaaatatcatcaggatccattgaaggcttctcgagttatactgctTACAGACGGAAGGACGAACGGACGCACAatcccaaaacataaccttagtcattctggcaaaggtaaaatatGCTGGGGAACTTAGAATCGAAGAAACGAGGTCGCACGTCGCAAACTGCACATAAAATGTCGGTACGGAATTCGTACGGACTTAGTGTACGCACAAGTGTTAACGGGGCTTTAAAGGCAACATAAGCAATATTAGATAGAGCGTTAAAAGTGGACATATTCTGGatgaggcaatctgtatgatattgatatctactgcactatatttccaccattacatcattatttcatacttcgAGCAGTAAAACATGCCGCAGAAACTAGCCGCGCGTTTACTGGCTGGATCACGGCCtattttgggggggagggggtggggcaATATATAAGGAATCCTCGAGCGGCTTGTTTCTGCCGGAATCGAACTtgcggcttctagttccagtgGCAGAGCTGACACTAACCCctttaatttccaagcagatactacaatgacagaagaactttattgcgcaacgatcgtacacggtacaatgtatggcaaaaaaaaagaagaaacaaacttatcatccttattactaaaacaagtatcaaacttagtacatatgcagattatgaatatagaatcaTTCAATGAAAtaattggcatcctaatttctagaacaataagagctagcctaaatcattgatattgtattacaatcgagtggggctaattatgagtttcggcattttttcttatgacaaagcagtcttttatatatttgcctattttagcattgtgggagttattacatctgaatatataatcaaatctgtctgtatcattgagtctcttaaaatctgttgtatttgattcgaggaatgtgaataactcattacgtgaaacattgtacctactgcacatcatgacataagatagtaccaaactgaccaagaggtgtccatttgccatgtagcgaaacacacacctaagccggcttcactcctctgccagcttttgatactatcttatgctactgtaggatctgcttggagattataaccACTTGGCTCCGCGCTCTACACTATCTTGTGTGCTTACGGAATGTTCTGTGCGTCCATAGCTTTGGCGTACTCCTCCATCAGCCATTCCTGCGGTCCCCCCTTCAGGGTGAAGTCCAGCCCGCCCGTCTTGTACACCAGCTGTAGACCGGACTCCCTCTCAACCTCCTCCCAACTGAAAGGCAGAGAGATGAAAAGAATAGCTTTAAGAACGATAATAAAGAAAAAGATGAGCCCAAAAGACGTATGGCGGGACAGTAAAATTGCAATAGTCCATCTTTTTTAGATACCTAGTTTTGCCACGCAACCGCAAACGTTTCTGTTGTGCTTTATTCTAAACTGGTCTCTCAAATGAAAGCGAAGGGGGCAAGCTGAATCATTGCCATGACATCGGAGCACCGAGTATGCATGCGCCGCACACGAGTTGTCAGGTTATGTAACTACTCGTATGTCCCTTGCGTTATCCGTAATGTCCCTATCCGGCATATTGCCTTTGAAATGTACTAGAGAGGATTGACTGAAATATGTGCATAAATCTACCAGGAAATATTTGTCATGAGTGCTTAATTGACAAAAGATGAAAGAACTTACGCCTTGTATGTGTCCCTCACGATCTTAGTGTACCGTGGATCGTGGTAACACAaacgtctgaaaaaaaaagatacactgTAGGACAAGTAGCATCCACACTATCCCTTGTCAGGGACGAAACACGCAGTGACGAAAcacactgacaaaaggtagccGATGTCTCTTGAAATGTCCAACTGTTTATAAAATTGaaattatccagttgcttcagtaacttttgtattgtgtgtcTTATCAACGTTACCTGTATGTGCAACATTCGTCGATGTATTCCGTTAGTTATAATGTCACTAATAACATTATAGCCGACTCACATGATTCTGGAATGGTCCTGAGACCCCCCGTTGTCATGGCCCAACTTGAACTGTTCCAAACCTAGCACACCTGGAACGAGAGGAGAACGAGCTTCGTTAGGAAGATTCCATTTGTACTATGGGGAATGGGTCAGGTGTTTCTTatgtttacatttacattttacacGGCAAGTTtcgattcttcttcttcttcagtccCGCCAATgacctagcctgactaaaatcgcgctcctagcggccggccttatAGTTGCCACCACCTCGCCGttagggggtcattaaccccagccaggcGAGAGattgtaaacacaggctagccaATGACCTAAACCGTAGTCtgtaccaggctccgcggatcgctggtcaaatagtagaaattggacaaataataGAGTCAATATTACGCCAGGCCGGCCATAGcttagtactagtagtcggTCTACACAGGCTCCGTGGATTGCAG includes:
- the LOC118417002 gene encoding monomeric sarcosine oxidase-like; this translates as MAYVPYYEYIVIGCGGVGSAAVYWLSKRAGKGVLGLEQFKLGHDNGGSQDHSRIIRLCYHDPRYTKIVRDTYKAWEEVERESGLQLVYKTGGLDFTLKGGPQEWLMEEYAKAMDAQNIPYERLDGPEIRRRFPQFEVGAETVGLYQADTGLVDAARGNSTHIQLALAHGATVMDECAVLGIDRMKSGMTMVRTSKGEFRCRRVVVTAGAWINHVLRSVGAHIPVAVTQEQVTYFATPHVKEFTKDRYPTWISHTPDYDFYGLPIHGNTGSKIGIDAGGPRVTPETRTYVPDPVREKACIDFLQKYVPRSLGPIMYSKTCLYTMTMDRHFVIDTLASKGWSDVIVCCGAGHAYKFASLLGKILSELAIDGRTQYPIAEFTMNRPAVTDPNFKPVFYMGKAKPPPAKL